The following are encoded together in the Candida orthopsilosis Co 90-125, chromosome 5 draft sequence genome:
- a CDS encoding Atg20 protein (S. cerevisiae homolog ATG20 has phosphatidylinositol-3-phosphate binding and has role in mitochondrion degradation, early endosome to Golgi transport, macroautophagy, CVT pathway) — translation MSQSPKPQQDHPTTATSTDKNNTTDCTETNLQSQSQDQVTTSQTSFDGDEDNNPFSHHQGLSSFSHLHLNSSRQSKQQSNEDIKTPDDVDDSMLLYKTSKSDKSNKNSESFNAVNMNFESRVTKLLKPKVRVKIQITEAGNSNEGMNNSSKKYIVYTIKLVNIDVKSDEVLTRRRYSDFESLRDVLTKIFPLVVIPPIPPKNYFDFSVFNGFVGQGSIGFGSNSGIAGGGGGGGSTAHERSIGGGSSGSTPSSAAAAAATGSSNNIHSTTSTANNLSSPTSSYSYINSNHLAKNKLIEHRKRLLSNFLNNCLEIKQIRNLEFFHKFLDPNANWSDEIALIQNQLPKSIYLSNPENGLKTDSIYANLPNPSSSKNTISFFKDNGKRITKKTNKLIGNSISSSANTIAAEATGVNPSPDISTNEALQKKKQSEYIVDTSGLDEVNKRITSNFMGLSNDYAELGSVFNSFSLMFSEVFSSMSSRSEEEGGGRANGNGGGGLDGGATTTETGTKADKYKSSDNNDELNFILDKIGQCFDRSYIAMNLLIGDLETQFSEPLGEAVQYTQILHYITKYQSRKLTQKQMLDDEVKYKRKELNQLLKIESEAGMVEHSIRHQHSNNTPANNGESKFDLNGFASTTNSKTHKSAPNGTPVINGSNNGSTQAPTSSGLFKLPNFKFKKLTRYVSEIIDQNPQQTRKTKIHELTDKISVLEKCQDIMLADLSFIYDEVDKNLQQFQLHQLKMIYEILLYYNQVLIRWAKKNIEIWQDVKEEILKY, via the coding sequence ATGTCACAATCTCCTAAACCACAACAAGATCATCCGACTACAGCAACCTCAACAGACAAAAATAACACCACTGATTGCACAGAAACAAATTtacaatcacaatcacaaGACCAAGTTACAACTTCTCAAACATCATTTGATGGAGACGAAGACAACAATCCATTCCTGCATCACCAAGGACTAAGCAGTTTTAGTCATTTACATCTAAATAGTAGCCGGCAACTGAAACAGCAGTCTAACGAAGATATTAAAACACCAGATGACGTGGATGACTCAATGCTACTATACAAAACATCTAAACTGgataaatcaaacaaaaactccGAATCATTCAATGCAGTCAATatgaattttgaaagtagAGTTACGAAGCTATTGAAGCCCAAAGTTCGTGTCAAGATACAAATTACCGAAGCTGgtaattcaaatgaagGCATGAATAACTCCCTGAAAAAATATATTGTCTACACCATCAAACTTGTGAACATTGATGTCAAAAGTGACGAGGTCTtgacaagaagaagatatagtgattttgaaagtttacGTGATGTGTTGACTAAAATTTTCCCCTTGGTTGTTATACCACCAATCCCACCTAAAAActattttgatttctcaGTATTCAATGGGTTTGTTGGCCAAGGAAGTATTGGATTTGGATCAAACAGTGGAATAGCAGGAGGTGGTGGAGGGGGAGGGTCTACTGCTCATGAGAGATCAATTGGCGGTGGCAGTAGCGGATCTACCCCGTCGAGtgcagcagcagcagcagctaCTGGTAGTTCCAACAATATCCATTCCACTACATCAACAGCCAATAATCTATCCAGTCCTAcatcatcatattcatACATCAACTCAAACCATCTAGCTAAAAACAAACTAATTGAACACCGTAAACGATTACTTTCCAATtttctcaacaattgtcttgaaattaaacaaattCGGAACCTAGAGTTTTTCCATAAATTTCTTGATCCTAATGCCAATTGGTCCGATGAAATTGCTCtaattcaaaatcaattaccaaaatcaatctaCTTACTGAATCCAGAAAATGGGTTAAAAACAGATTCAATATATGCCAATTTACCCAATCCGTCTTCAAGTAAAAACACTATAagctttttcaaagataaTGGGAAACGAATCACTAAAAAGACAAATAAGCTAATTGGTAATAGTATTAGTAGTAGTGCTAATACCATAGCAGCAGAAGCTACTGGAGTCAACCCAAGCCCCGATATATCTACCAATGAAGCattacaaaaaaagaaacaaagtGAGTATATTGTGGACACTTCTGGATTAGATGAAGTGAATAAACGAATTACAAGTAATTTCATGGGTCTTTCCAATGACTATGCTGAATTGGGCAGTGtcttcaattctttttccttaATGTTTTCAGAAGTATTCCTGCTGATGCTGCTGCGAAGTGAAGAGGAAGGAGGAGGAAGAGCCAACGGTAATGGTGGGGGTGGCCTTGATGGTGGTGCTACTACTACTGAAACTGGCACCAAAGCTGACAAATACAAATCCAGTGACAATAATGATGAACTTAATTTCATACTTGACAAGATTGGCCAATGTTTTGATCGATCATATATTGCTATGAATCTATTAATCGGTGACTTAGAAACACAATTTTCGGAACCATTGGGCGAAGCAGTACAGTATACTCAAATCTTGCATTATATAACCAAATACCAATCAAGGAAGCTAACTCAAAAGCAAATGTTGGATGATGAGGTCAAGTACAAGcgaaaagaattgaatcagttgttgaaaattgagCTGGAGGCAGGTATGGTTGAACATTCAATTAGGCATCAGCATAGCAACAATACCCCCGCGAACAATGGCGAGTCAAAGTTTGACTTGAATGGTTTTGCCAGCACCACTAATTCCAAAACTCACAAGTCAGCTCCCAATGGTACACCTGTAATCAATGGATCAAACAATGGCAGTACGCAAGCTCCCACATCCAGTGGGTTATTCaaattacccaattttaaattcaagaaattgacacGATATGTTAGTGAAATAATTGATCAGAACCCCCAACAAACAAGGAAAACCAAAATTCATGAATTGACTGACAAGATTTCGGTATTGGAAAAATGTCAAGATATAATGCTTGCTGATTTATCATTTATATATGATGAGGTTGACAagaatttgcaacaatttcaacttcatcaattgaaaatgatttaCGAGATTTTATTATATTATAATCAAGTATTGATCAGATGGGCTAAAaagaatattgaaatttggcAAGATgtgaaagaagaaattttgaagtACTAA
- a CDS encoding Hrq2 protein, producing MDTTIDNISTNKYGAPSIFSDVSLDSPSFWLFLIPIMTTLYIFITKYNKSRIHDSVITTSNGSIPKGKSKFYDSFDANYKIHSVEPNFKWDSIDALKSYPFKNAAYKLTMSIASLHPQDWLLVEPTYMNRLENKYKIINNCHPDYPKDKDTRSSTVFMTDEAYDAVVEFYEMVMNYMCDKYPMCFQRQVELRKVKNLITGKSYPLKGEGIDGVVLEEYLAENIEEDFILLQLDPNQAKTNPEDPTLGEYFFKAGVFAFAAGFNPLDRFNKPLTFIHERIPGYTTKLRPSMNKFFNRIQPHQFVTRSNWSLQTHHKFYVDDANKGHNLPADYIQQPMEYESLDFDTQVHYRSERQVLTRLPKSKAIVFTIRTYLLPLAKVKSDGMEVRQRLIGAIKGLPEDISRYKRAEEWGPPIIRYLEED from the coding sequence atggatacaacaattgacaatatttcaacaaacaagTATGGGGCTCCATCCATTTTTAGTGATGTATCATTAGATTCGCCTTCATTTTGGTTATTCCTAATCCCCATAATGACAACCTTGTACATattcatcaccaaatacaacaaatctAGGATTCACGATTCCGTCATTACCACCTCAAATGGCTCTATTCCAAAAGGCAAATCAAAATTCTATGACTCGTTCGATGCAAACTACAAGATCCACTCCGTTGAacccaatttcaaatgggATTCGATCGACGCATTGAAATCATACCCATTCAAAAATGCTGCTTATAAATTGACAATGTCAATTGCGTCATTACATCCACAGGATTGGTTACTTGTGGAACCAACATATATGAATCGATTAGAAaataaatacaaaattatcaacaattgtcaTCCTGACTATCCCAAAGATAAAGATACAAGATCATCGACGGTTTTCATGACTGATGAAGCGTATGATGCGGTGGTTGAATTTTATGaaatggtgatgaattaTATGTGTGATAAGTATCCCATGTGTTTTCAACGTCAAgttgaattgagaaaagtgAAGAACTTGATTACTGGTAAAAGTTATCCTTTGAAAGGAGAGGGGATAGATGGTGTTGTATTGGAAGAATATCTTGCTGAAaacattgaagaagattttATACTCTTACAACTCGATCCAAACCAAGCTAAAACCAACCCGGAAGATCCTACCCTAGGTGAATACTTTTTTAAAGCTGGTGTATTTGCATTTGCCGCGGGGTTTAATCCATTGGACAGATTCAATAAACCATTGACCTTCATTCATGAGCGTATTCCAGGGTACACCACAAAGCTACGTCCATCAATGAATAAATTCTTTAATCGAATCCAACCCCATCAATTTGTAACTAGGTCCAATTGGTCATTACAAACTCATCATAAATtttatgttgatgatgctaACAAAGGACATAACTTACCTGCTGATtatattcaacaaccaatgGAGTATGAGAGTTTGGACTTTGATACGCAGGTGCATTATCGTAGTGAACGTCAAGTCTTGACTAGATTACCAAAGTCAAAAGCAATTGTATTTACAATCAGAACTTACTTATTACCATTGGCAAAAGTTAAATCAGATGGAATGGAAGTTAGACAGAGATTGATTGGAGCTATCAAAGGTTTACCTGAAGATATCTCTCGCTATAAAAGAGCTGAAGAATGGGGGCCACCAATTATAAGGTATTTAGAAGAggattga
- a CDS encoding Nat4 histone acetyltransferase (involved in regulation of white-opaque switching): MCFGWWFSLTNFSLFWRCASRVIISLLNIARTSYMEVSFEIGGEPFNEYSEDNVRLNELIAADVISNYMRGRFNFPKYNTTILQSKDLPKSLLKIAVDIIDGTIGNLYIKHNGSNWKREKKVELKEPGLLFVFLVDPKSTTVVAYICFKLCLDDDDDLVLYLYEIHITEEHQGQGLGQFLIDDFHKLCIDLVKSPNKLYKLLVGMALTVFSDNERALLWYRNMGYKLTVDSPVDKVLRNGKVIKPDYYLLKHVITI, encoded by the coding sequence ATGTGCTTTGGTTGGTGGTTCAGTTTGACTAATTTTTCTCTATTTTGGAGATGCGCGTCGCGTGTAATTATTTCCTTACTAAACATTGCAAGAACAAGCTACATGGAAGtcagttttgaaattggtggGGAACCCTTCAATGAATACTCAGAGGATAATGTCagattgaatgaattaATTGCTGCCGATGTAATTCTGAACTACATGCGAGGCAGGTTCAATTTTCCCAAATATAATACGACCATCTTACAAAGCAAAGACTTGCCAAAATCATTATTAAAAATCGCTGTCGATATCATTGATGGAACTATTGGAAACCTTTACATTAAACATAATGGAAGCAATTGgaagagagaaaagaaggtgGAACTAAAAGAACCTGGGCTACTATTTGTATTTCTAGTAGACCCGAAATCAACCACAGTAGTGGCTTACATATGCTTCAAATTGTGtcttgatgatgacgacgacTTGGTGTTATATTTGTACGAAATACATATAACTGAAGAACATCAAGGCCAAGGACTCGGGCAATTCTTGATAGATGACTTTCACAAACTATGCATTGACTTGGTTAAATCACCCAATAAGTTGTACAAGCTATTAGTGGGCATGGCGTTAACGGTGTTCTCCGACAATGAAAGAGCATTGTTGTGGTATAGAAACATGGGCTACAAATTGACTGTTGATTCTCCAGTTGACAAAGTATTGAGAAATGGCAAGGTTATAAAACCTGATTACTATCTACTAAAACATGTAATAACTATTTAG